In a genomic window of Legionella birminghamensis:
- a CDS encoding phosphotransferase, whose translation MNNDNAAIQWATDYLRSRHCKVIALEKVAEPAHSIVTKITTSQGLFYLKQTPPALFREPDTIALLQTHGCQQIPVVIAKNDYYHSFLTAACGDISLRELFSNGGIDMNVLEKGIYHYLSIQRIVESDTLTLLNFGIPDWRLDQFPLLYRELIQETDCLVVDGLTRQEIASLHHAYDWCVEQCERLSSYHIPETINHCDFQENNMLLSKATGEVSIIDWGETVISHPFFSLNTCLWNLTYFHNLKQTDRQYRLLQQLCVSPWLDKHEESDLITAFNISNQLLGVFAALGYQFMYEATANQTKKVQEEHPGSIAGCLRSFLQQVNKG comes from the coding sequence TTGAATAACGATAACGCAGCGATTCAATGGGCAACTGATTATTTGAGATCTCGTCATTGCAAGGTAATTGCACTAGAAAAAGTGGCTGAACCCGCTCATTCGATAGTGACTAAAATAACCACATCGCAAGGGCTCTTCTATTTGAAACAAACACCGCCTGCCCTATTTCGTGAGCCTGATACCATCGCTCTGCTTCAAACCCATGGATGTCAGCAAATTCCTGTCGTTATTGCAAAAAATGACTACTATCATTCTTTCTTGACAGCCGCCTGTGGCGATATCTCTCTGCGTGAATTGTTTTCAAACGGTGGCATCGATATGAATGTATTGGAGAAGGGGATCTATCATTACCTTTCTATTCAAAGAATCGTGGAGAGTGATACACTTACATTACTCAACTTTGGCATCCCCGATTGGCGGCTAGACCAATTTCCTTTGTTATATCGTGAGCTCATACAGGAAACAGATTGCTTAGTTGTCGATGGCCTGACGCGTCAAGAAATCGCATCGCTTCATCATGCCTATGATTGGTGTGTAGAGCAATGTGAAAGACTGTCAAGCTACCACATTCCTGAAACCATCAATCATTGTGATTTTCAAGAAAACAATATGCTGCTTTCCAAAGCGACAGGAGAAGTCAGTATTATTGACTGGGGAGAAACTGTAATTAGCCATCCCTTTTTTTCGCTGAATACCTGCTTATGGAATCTGACGTATTTTCACAACTTAAAGCAGACTGATAGGCAGTATCGTCTCCTACAACAACTTTGCGTTTCGCCCTGGTTAGATAAGCATGAAGAAAGCGATCTAATTACAGCCTTTAATATCTCGAATCAACTTTTAGGGGTCTTCGCGGCCTTAGGATATCAGTTTATGTATGAGGCTACGGCAAACCAAACTAAAAAAGTCCAAGAAGAACATCCTGGTTCCATAGCGGGCTGTTTGAGAAGCTTCTTGCAGCAGGTAAACAAGGGCTAA